Genomic DNA from candidate division WOR-3 bacterium:
AAAAAATTCGGCCAGAATATATATTCAGCGGGGCGATTATGAAGCTGCAAAAGCGCAGATTCTGTCCGGGCTTGAGAAAACGCCAAATGATTATGAGTATTATGGTTTGCTGGCAAAGGTGGAGATCGGAATGGCTAACTGGCTGGCTGCGACCGATGCGTTCATGCGAGGCGTAGCGATAGACTCAGCCATGACGGTGAACTGGATGATGACCGATAAGCAAAATATCCCGGTTTACTGGCAAGCTTTTTATAACGCAGCGATCAGTTTGATGGGTGAGAAGAAGTACGATGAAGCATTGCAGACTTTGGGTTATTGCGAAATATTCGATCCCACGAACGTGAGCCAATATATTCTCGAAGGAGGGATATACAGCGAATTGGGTGAAATTGATAAGGCTAATGCCGCTTACGCAAAAGCATTGAATATTGACCCAGAGAACCCCGAGGCGTATTTTCTTGTCGGAAAGGCAATATTTGAAAAAGGGGTCTTCGATTCATCAGTTGTCAGTTTCAAAGAGGCCGAGAAATACTTCCTTATAAGGTACGAACGTACGTTAAAAGTTCTTTTCCAGAATTTGCCAGCGGTTGACAAGGATATTGCGAAAGAGATCGTTTCACTATGGGCAAAAAAGGACGAGGATGGACTCGACCAGCTGGTTAAAGTCCAGCTCGGTTTTGATGGCGGGTTGAATGCACAAAGGAGGACGCTGGAGCAATTCTACAGAACCTCCGATGGTATGTCGCGTACTTATTATTATATGGGAATGGCTTACTACAATTTGAGAAACGAAGAGATGGCTCTGCAGAATTTGTTGAAAAGTCTTGATATCAAGGACGATGACGTCGACGCATTGTACTATACCGGTGAGTTATATGTGAAGCAGAAGAAGTTCGATGAATCTATAGCCCTCTTTGACAAAATAACCAAGGTAAATGCAGATGATGCATATGCATGGTTCTATCTCGGCGTCAATTACACGCAGAAGAAGGAATACCAGAAGGCGGTTGATATCTATGAAAACAAGGTTCTTGCACTGGAACCGGAAAATATTGACGCGATGACGAATTTGGCCTACGTGTACAGGGAGATGGGTAATAACAAGAAGGCTCTAGAATGGTTAACCAAGGCGGAGAAACTGCAAAAGGAGTAATCGATGAATAGCATAAAAGCAAAAGAAAGGATACTAACCATTTTTATCTTTATTGCCTTTGTGGGTCTTTTGATCGTGGTTGGCTATCCAATCTACAAAGAGTCCCTGCCTTCCGAGGTAAGGTTTGGCGTCGATAAATCCTTTAACACAGTGCCTTTCTATGTCGCCTTGATGGATACGACGAGGAATTACTTCGCCCTGGAAAAGGTCAAAGCCGAGTTTGTTGAGGTTAAAGGCGACCCGCTTGAAGGGATCAAGAACGGCGAATATGATGTTGCCGTTGTTCCCTGGTATTGGCTGATCATATCGCCGAGCCTGAACGGAGATACAGTAAAGGCCTTTGGCTCGCTGGAGATAAAATCAGGCAGGTCAATGGATGCGTTCATCGTTCCTGCAAAGTCCAAAATCACACGGCTCAGGGATATCGGCGGTAAACGTTTGGGATTCCTCGCGCGCGATGAGTACTTTGTCAATTTGATCATGACGGAAATGAGCGAAGACCTGGATCTCAAAAAGGTTGAGTATGTGCCACTGAGTGCCGAGGAAATCAGCCGTGCCTTTGAGGATAAAAAAGCCGATGTTCTGTATGTGCTCGACCCGTACCGCGCCTATATGATATACTCGGGTAATTCAGTGATTGCCGAGGGTCTGGCATCGACGTACATTGTTCCTAATATACCATACGGCGCTCTTGTTATGCGTAAGAATTTTGTCACTACCGAGAAAAGATTGGCCGCAATACGCGTTAAGAATGCAGTTGAAGCGGCATTGGCTTACCTGTCGCGGAGCCCCGATGTGGCAAAACGTTATGTCCTGAGACTTAACGGGATGCCAGAAGAGGGCGAATTGGCGACGAATATGAGAACACCGGAGTTCGAAAGGCTTGCTGAGATCGGCGTCAAGAGTGTTGAAAATCTGCAGACCGAGCTGGTAAAAAGAGGCATAGGTACTTGCGGTATAAAACCCTCTGAGTTTCTTTTCGAAAAAATTGATTTCGCGAGATAATCCCGGTCGTGCTAGACGGGGAGCTAGCGGTGCCCTGATGCCCGATGCAAATCAGGATGACCCGAAATCCGCTTATGCGGGGTCGAATACTTTGATTGAGTTAGGATGTTCAGGGGCAACAGCAGGGAATTGAAGTACGTTGACGGTCGGGTCTTGCGATAGTACCGTCTACAAACTCCGTCAGGTCCGGAAGGAAGCAGCGGTAAGTAGAAAGGGCTAGTCACAAGGTAGCCTGCTCTGAGTTCTTCGCCTTGCTGTTCCTGATCTTTCTTGCGAAACAAGTTGCACGACCGGTTTGTTCCGACACTATAATGGGTATCTTCAAAATATGGAACTCGAATTGTGAGGAGACGACTTTGAATTACTTTTACATAAATCCTAAATCCGAAATACTGAATTCCGATCAACAATTTTCCGAATATACTACGGTTTTAGTTATTGGAGTTTGATAGTTTGAAATTATTTGATATTTGGTGCTTGGGATTTGGGATTTATCGAACGCCGCGAGGATTATTGTGAATCATCGTGTTATTTCGCTCCGCTACCGACCTCAGGACTTTGATGAATTGACAGGCCAGCGCCACGTGGTGCTTTCGCTTAAAGGGGCGATAGGCAGTGGCCGAATTGGGCATGCCTTCCTTTTCTCCGGTCCGCGTGGGATTGGCAAGACAACGGCTGCTCGAATATTCGCCAAGAGCTTGAATTGTGTAGAAGGTCCTACAGTCCATCCATGTCAAAAGTGCCAGTCGTGCCGCGAGATCGCACAGAGCCGCAGCATCGATGTGGTTGAAGTCGACGGTGCGTCGACGCGCGGCATCGACGAGATCAGAAACCTGCGTGAGTCAGTACAATACTCTCCGCTGTACGGTAAACACAAGATATATATCATCGACGAAGTGCATATGCTCACCCCCGAAGCCTTCAATGCCCTCCTGAAAACACTTGAGGAACCACCATCCTCCGTGAAGTTTATATTCGCCACGACAAATCCTGGTAAGGTACCCCAGACAATACTATCACGTTGTGAACGATTCGCTTTCAAGCGCTTATCTGTGAAAGAGATCTGCAGCCGCTTGAAGTCGATAACGGAGAAGGAGAATATCAGTATTACCGATAAGGCGTTGCACTACATCGCATTGAGGGCCGATGGTAGCATACGAGACGGTGAGAGCCTTCTTGAGCAGCTAATATCCTTTGTGGAAGGAACGATCACGGAGGATGATGTTTTCAAACTCGTTGGATTCATGAGCAGTGAATTCTATTTCGACCTGCTGCAAAAAATAATACAGGGAAATCACGCGGATGTGCTGACTGCACTGAACACAGGTATTGAGGATGGGGCGGATCCGCTGGAGATATATCGTGGTGTGGTCGATTATTTGCGTGCTGCGCTCTTTGTGTACAGTGATATGCCACAGGAATTTCTGGATTTGAGTGATGATGAAATAAAAAAAATCCGCTCCCTGGATATTGATAGAGAGAAGATAATGCACATGCTTGAAGTGCTTTTGAAATCGGAGGAGATGGTCAGAAGATCCATCAATACACGGATCGTCATTGAACTGCTATTTTGCCAATTGATTCAGGGTGATGGTCCAGCACAGGTGACAAAGGATAGGGCAGACAAGGGTGATTTCAAGCAGCAATTACTCGCGGTCCTGCAGGCACAGAGTCCCAAGCTCTCGGCGCTGATACAGAAATCTTCTGTTGAGGTCAAGGAAAACAACGTCCGCGTAACTGTTGATCAGGAATTTTCCCGGAAGATTCTAACTGGCAGCAAGGACCTTTTAGAGACGATAATGAAAAAAATATTGACACGCGATGTTACGCTGCTGGTCGAAGTCGGAGAGAATATCAAGAAGGAAAATAATCTTGAAGATGCAATAAGGGCGCTATTCGATGGAGAGGAAGTAAGATGAAGAATTTCATGAAGGAAGCCCAGAAATTACAGTCGAAGTTATTGGAGCAGCTCCGCGCGATAAAAGTTGAAGGTAGTGCGGGCGGTGGTATGGTAACCATCCAGATGGATGGGGAACAAAATGTGATCGCGGTCAAGATCGAACCACAGATTTTCGAGGAGAAGGACGTGGTAATGCTTGAAGATCTTATAGTTGCCGCGTATAGCGACGCAAAGAGGAAGATTCTGGAAAAAACGCAGGAGAGCCTGAAGTCTCTAACCGGCTTTCCTCTGCCTCCTTTTTGATACACCGGGTTACTCAATCAATAATATTTTCCCCGTTCTTTCTTCCAGATTGCTGTACATCCTGTAGAAGTAGGCACCCCGGGGCAACCTGTTGCCCTGTTCATCGGAAAGGTCCCAGAAAATTTCAGTATGTCCTGCATCAAAGGTAGCATCGGTAATGATCCTGATCAGCTGTCCGAGGACATTGTACGCTGCAATCCTGACATGTGCTGATTCGTGCAGATCAAAGTTAAATGATATGTTGTCCCGCGTTGGGTTTGGTGATGCTACTATTCCATTAAATATGTCCGTTGCGTAATGTTCATAGACACCTGGATTTCCTTCGATCACAAATGAGTAGCTCTGCGGTGGTACGTGTTTTGGAGAGGTGCACAGGGTTCCTTCTTCGTTCTGTACTGCCAGATAGTAGTGGATTGTATCGTCAGCATGTTGTGCCGGTATATACGCCGAATACACCCCTGGTGTATCGACAACCGGGCCCAATGGCACCGTAGTATAAACTCCGTCGTTTATGCAATAGTAAATCAATGTCGAATCACTGATCAATGCGCTCGATGTAGTTATTTCGGCACGTATGCGGTAATCGTTCAAGGTGTCAATTGTGTTGGGCAAGGGATAATGCCTGACGTGGATATATTCGGCTTCGGGCGCCGTGATGGTGATGCAATGTATAGCGCCCCCCGAACCCGACATGGCGGCGCAATCGATGCCGATGATTTCATGGTCCGGTAGTGCCTGCTGGTAGACAAAAAGGGCAGTATCATCTTCCGCCAGATTATAGAGCGGAACCAGAACTTTGTTATTGACAAAGAGTGAATTAAGATAAGATGGTGGTGCATCCGACGTAGACCATGGCATGGGGATGCGAACGATCCTGTAAGGGAAACCTTCGCGGTTTGTGCAGCGGCTGATAGAATCGGCGTTGTCGTTCAGCATGGTGTAATTGGGATGACCAGGCGCATATTCGCCGACCATGACCAGCGTGTCATTCAATATCTTGGTCCAGAGGTCGATATGCCCGGTGTATTCGATATTGATCCTCGGCAGTATAACAAATTGGTCGAGCCCGCTGTAGGAGAGCATTAGTGATTCGATCTGCGTCGTGGTAAGCCATGGGTTTTCCTGCTGTATGAGCGTGCTCGCGAAGCCTGTCCCCAAGCCATCTACCATGAAGTTACCTCCGGCGTGCTCCAGGGGCGAACCGTAGACTGGAATCCCCCAGGATTGGCCGATACGCCACGGTATGGTGTCGTCAAGCGGCCGCGGTCGATTGTACATGAAATCAACAATTCCTTCTGCGTTATCATGTTCGCGCATGAACCATGGTCCGTAATCTCTTATCCATATCGAATTCCTGGGCCATACGTAGAAATACAACGAGTCAAGCGAAATATTGTAGGACTGCAGGTAACTGATAATACTGTTCTGCTCGCTGGTGCTGCCGACGATTATGTATACCCTGCAGATCTCACCTGCTTCCTCCACGATCTGCCTGAATATCGGATTGGTCGAGGATGAGCCGTATATCCAGGTAACAAAAATACCCCTGAGCTGTTCAAATTCGGCCGGCGTCTCAACCCATCCGTCGGGCGGTGCAGTTACCCTGTGTCCCCTGCCAATTTCGTCGACCATAAGACTTTCTTCTTTTGTCATCCATTGTGGTAACAATGGCTCGCCACTGGCAGTCAATACCGCTGCCAACAACAACATGTTCATAGAACCTCCAGTAAACTCCGTGATATCATTATTGCGTTATTCTTGTTGAATATCCGGCCGGTCACGCCCGCATGCTCTTTTTGTGCTCAGCCAGCTTGGCAAAAAACAGTTCTCTGATTTCCTCGAGCCTCGCTTCGGTCTTTGCCTCAAACCTGAGGACGAGCACAGGTTGGGTATTGGAAGGTCTTATCAATCCCCACCCGTCATCAAAATCTACGCGCACGCCGTCAATATCTATGACACGGTACGATTTTTTGAAATCAGCCTTCAGTGTTTCGACGATCTCGAACTTCGCTGCGTCGGTAGTGTCGATTCTTATCTCGGGGGTGGAATAATACTTAGGTACCCTCGAGGCAAGTTTTGAAAGTGATTCGCCTCTGCTGAGTATCTCGCATAATCTTAATGCCGCATACATGGCATCATCATATCCATAGTAGCGGTCGGCGAAGAAAACGTGCCCGGACATTTCACCGGCCAAGGGCGCATCTTCTTCCTTCATTTTCGCCTTGATCAGAGAATGGCCGGTTTTATACATAATGGGTTTGCCGCCCAATTCCCGGATTCTTTCGATCAATCCCTTGGAACACTTCACTTCGAAGATGATCTTGGCGCCTGGCATGCGCGAGAGCAGGTCTTCGGCATATACGGCCAGCAGGACATCCCCCCATATTACCTGACCATTTTCATCGAGCGTTCCGATGCGATCGCCATCTCCATCAAATCCAATCCCGCATGCATAGCCGTCATTTTTTACCGTATCGATAAGTGCTTTGATATGTTCTGGCACCACTGGATCCGGAATATGGTTGGGGAAATTTCCGTCCGGTGTTTTGAACAACATAAGATGTTCAACACCCAGTTTGTTGAGTATTTTTTCGAATACAGGACCACAGGTTCCATTCCCTGTATCAACCGCGATCCTCATACCCTTTTTTACCTTTACTGAACGCGTAACATATTCAATGTAATCATCCGTGATTTCTCTCTCTTCAGTAGTACCTTTCCCCGATGCGAAATCACCGTTCTCTATTAGCTTTCTAAGACTCTGGATTTCGGCTCCGTATATTGTCCGGCGGTCATATGCAACCTTGAAGCCATTGAACTCTTTCGGATTGTGGCTCGCCGTTATCATTATACCATTTCCAGTATCATAATGAAACAGCGAGAAGTATAGCAGGGGCGTTGGAACCATGCCGATATCGATGATGTCACAGCCCGTGTCGTTTAGACCTTTTATCAGTGCGGCGGCGATGCGTGGCGACGAAATGCGCATATCACGCCCAATGATGATTTTTTTCTGTCCAAGATTTCTGTAATAAGTACCAACGCCGCGCGCAAAGACGGTGATATTCTCATCGCTCAAATCGGTTTCTGCAAGTCCCCGAATATCGTATTCCCGGAATATCGAAGGGTTTATCATTTCATCTGCTCCTCGACTCCACTGATCACTTCATCGAGGATTTTGATGGCAGCTCTGGCGTCATCTTTTGTGATCATCAGAGGGGGAGACATGCGCAGGGAACTTATGCCGGCTCCGTAGAGAATGAGCCCTCGCTTGAAGCATTCGCCTGTTATTACCTCTTTTATATTCTTTCCCTCCCTTGTAACCTGGGAAGGGAAGAATTCTTTGGGCGCCTTGTGTTGTACAAGTTCGATACCGAGCATCAATCCGAGACCGCGGACTTCACCGATGATCTTGTGGCGCTCCATCATAGCATTCAGCTCGTGTTTCAGGAAACTGCCGATGTCGTGGGCATTCTTGATATACTGTTGTTCAATGACTCTCAGGGTGGCGATGGCTGCGGCGCATATGACCGGGTTGCCGCCGAAGGTTGAACCATGGGATCCCGGTACCCATGCTCTTGGGTCGACGCCGGGATCCATGAGTGCAGCTTTGCCGATCGTGGCGCTCATTGGGAAGCCCGATGCTATCGCTTTGGCCGTGAGCGTGATGTCCGGCGCTACGCCAAAATGGTCACACGCAAACCATTTTCCCGTCCTTCCAAGGCCGCTCTGTATTTCGTCGAAAATGAGTGTTATTCCGTGATCGTCGCAGACTTTTCTGAGGGCTGGCAGAAATTCCTTGGGTGGGACTATATAGCCACCTTCGCCCTGAATTGGTTCGACCATGATCAGACTGACATCGTCCGGTGCAATGAGTCTTTCGAATATAACGTCGGTGAGATAGGATACGCAATACAGTAGTGGTACGCCATTGTAATCATGTTTGATGCACTCGGGATATTTATGGTCGAATACACATCTGTAGCAGTAAGGATATGGAACATGGTAGACTTCCGGTATCAATCCGGAGAAATGCGCGCGCTGAACCTTCTTGCTTCCCGACATCGTCATGCCGGCAAAGGTACGGCCGTGAAAAGCGCCAAGGAAACTTATCATTCTTGGCCGTCTCGTGAAGCAGCGGGCGATCTTGAGTGAAGCCTCAACCGCCTCGGCGCCCGAGCTTCCGAAATACACCCTTTTGTCATAATCGCCGGGTGTTATTTCAATCAACTTTTCGGCCAGTTCGATCTGCGGAGTGTAGTAGAAATCGGCGCCAGAAATATGGATGAGTTTACGGATTTGTTCTTCGACTGCAGATATGACGTCGGGGTGGCAGTGCCCGGTGCCAACTACGGCAAAGCCAGCGCCGAAATCGAGATACGTCTTGCCGTCGACATCGGTTACGTTTGCCCCTTGAGCGTGATCCACAACCAGTGGAATTTCACTGGTGCGGGTGTGCGCCCCGAACATGATTTTTTGGTCCCGATCAATGATCGCTCGGGCCTTTTTGCTTATTTCTGGAGAGTTGTATTTGATCATGCGTTGCTGCTCCTTTTATCCATGAATATTTGTATGTCTGTGGGTCATAGTTCCAGCAACTTCAATCCGGTATTCTCATCCAGGCGACGGGTTAGTGGTTTGTCGAAAGGAAAAAGAATAATTTCAAGGGTTGCTTGCACCACGCCTTCGAACAGGTGTCCGCCAAACGCCTGAAATTCCTTGTTAGTGATCGTAGCATGACAGTGGACCGTGATTTGACCATCGACTACAGAAATATTGCCGACAAGATTCGTGAATTCGTATTCATCTTCAAATCTCTTCTTAACGTAATTCTTCTGGTGGGCGTCAAAAAACCCCAGTTCAAGATTCTTTCCAACACCCAGACCGTAGAAGAATGCACCTTCGATCCCGGCACGCTGAATGCCTTCTCTTAGTGCCGAGATTATTTCTTCATTTTTCTCGAGACGAATCACCCAATTATTATTAAATTTTTTCATCTTCATTTACAACTCCTATTATGCTGGCTGGTACTACGTGCTCCTGTATTGTGCTAATCTATTAGCCCCAGCCACGGGCCGAGCAGGAACTGTATTCTGCCAATTAGAAGGCTGACTCTTGCCATTACCGTATAACCGAATGAAGCACCGAAACCTATCATGATGAAGATAATGCCGAGTCTTGAGGTGTGACCGAGAATGCCCTTGTGTTCTTTTGAGAAGAAAAAGTAGATGAGCGTACACGCAACACCGACCAGGATAATGACCGCCCAGATGCCGGTTGCCGTGTCTGAGAAGGTTGCTGGTGTCACTACGGTTCCCTCGAGTTGCCTGAGAACATCGGCCTGGAAATACGCGGGTATGGAAAGTCCTGCACCCCACCCAATGGTGAATCCGATCGGGATCCGCACGAGCCACGCTATCCTGGGTATGAATCTGGCAAAGTACATAAGCCCCAATAGAAGCGGCACGATGTAGATGAACTGTCCGGCGCTCAGCGGTTCAAAGAGATTCGGTTTCAACGCATTCTGCCAATAATAGACGATATAGTATCCGTTTGCCACCCCGACGAAAAGATGTTCGCCAAACTTGTAGAACGGATTATCTTTATACAGAAACGAGAATATCATCAGGGTTAAGATCGCGCCTATCCAGATCCAGGGATCACTACTCATTGGTTGCACCATCGATTACGGTGATTGAAGCTTGATTGCAGTGATGAAAAGAATTGACTGTCATTTACGTGTCGCTTTCTGGCGGCGTGAGAAGAAATAACCAACGTTACCGAGAATTATGAAGACCATTATCAGAATGTGGATCATCGACTGGGAATTCATGCCGGTCTCGGCGTTTCCAAGAGTGCGCGCATAACCATGTTCGAGCACCAGCTTTTCGTACTCCGCAGCCCCCTTCATACCCGACATCAATCCGGAGACCTGGCCGGTTTGCACGAATGGATAGTACTGCGGCGCCATGACCGCGGTAAGACCGGCGCCGACCTTAACCCCGTATCGCGTCTGAGGGTAGCGTATCCAGTCGATCGGATAGTCAGCCGAAGCAAGAATGACAACAATGGCAACGTTCTTGTAGTTCTTCACGATTTGCATGAGCGGCAGCGAGTCAATGAGATTGCCAAAATAATCCCGCGGAAAGACACCCGATATCGCCTCGCCCATATCCAGTTGTGCCGCGATCCTTCCGGATTTCCAGCCAAGGTATACGTAGTCAACGCCGTAGGTGAGCGAGTCTTCTTTCCGCTGAGCCAAGCTATCTATTTCATGTGCGACCGAAACCAGGGCATCGACCGCAAGACCGGGCGCTTCCGGGTCGAATGAGAGTCCAACGACTGGAATATCGCGGGCAAAGCAGTGCTTGAGTATCGCTTTTGCCATTGGATGGCATTCGGGCTGGGTCTGCGGTGAATAGTCAAATGAAATCATCACTGCCTTTTCTCTCGGTGGGACCGATTCAATAAAATCAAATAATCTCTGGGTTTGAGGCATGACCTTCTGAGGAATAGTGACCTTGACGAAAAATGGCAGTATCACAAGCACGGTCAGGAGTAGATAAATGATGCGCCGGTCGATCGTCGTGATCCGGTCGTACCACTTCATTCTTTTCCTCCAAGCCATGAGCGTTCGATCCCCAGGATTATCTTCAGCGCCGTAGCGATCGAACCGAACGCAACGCCGAGGAGGATACCTCGCTGTGAGGCCATGTTAGGCACCTTCATTATCCACTCGGCAAATGCAGGGAATCTCGGATGAATATACTGTCCAAAGGGCATGAAACCGATCATTACGATGAATGCCGATACCAGCAGTAACGTTGCTTCAAGGCTTCTGGCGCGAAAGGACCGGTACGCGGCTGATGCCATGTAGTACGCCAGAAGAGCGAACATCGTTCCGCCCAGAGGAGCCATGATATTGAGATAAATCCTCTGGTACAGTGAGTCAGGGTCTATTCCCCAGGCAAGACCAATGACCGCCATGGTAACCATGCCGACCAGGGTCACGATACTGTATTGCCAGTCTTCTTTTTTCCTCCTGATCTTATTCCCGTGGTGGCGAATGAGATTGCCGATGGCGAGGACCAGGGCAAAAGCCATTAAGACTATGATCCATTTATAGATCACACTGCTGAATTCTAGTGATGTTGGATGCGGGATGAAAAATTGGACGATCATGGAGATCCCCATGACAAAACAGATCGCGAGCGGAATTTTACGTTTCATTGTACCCTCAATACCGGAAGTAAATTGATGCTAAAGAAGGAAATCACAGTGAAACTCAATAAGATCACCAGGACGATGAGTTTTCCGTAATCTTGTGCTTTCAAAGATCCCAGCAGCAGTGGTTCCCTGGACAGATATGCGCTGGCAGCATATAGTTCTTCACCAATGAGCGTGTAGTCACATGCCGTAACAAAAAATGGCAGCTGCAATACCGAGTCGGTGCCCGCGATCTGAAATGCACCGGTTTGTGAACCTGTTTCCGCCATGATCAACGATTCGGCCCAGAATCGACCGATAAAGAAATTCGTGGCTGGTTTGTCGCGCATCATGATGCCGGTGATTGCGGCAGCAAAGCCAAATTGGGCCTCGGTAACGTAGCGTACGTACTCGTCTTTGAATTTTTCCGGACTACCTTCAGAAATAAAGGCTTCTTTGACTACCTCTTTTGAGACTGTATAGGTTACCGACCATCTGTTGGGAACGATCAGCGCCGTGTCGTAGCGGGCGACCTTTTTCGCGACTTCGCCAAGGATATTCATTGAAGCGATAGTAGCAGTCCAGTCAATGTCACCAAGACCGGGCACATAGAGTATCGGTCTGCCCATCTCGGTGGCCCGGCCAACTGCCTCGTCTACCGCCGCAAGCCCGGCAATTTTGCGGATGAAAAGGCCTTTACCCGAGCGTGCTTTGGTGACAAAATAGGCAACCATCGCCGTGAAAACTCCAATAGCAACGAGCACATTTATCCGACCCTTGTGAAACACTTGTGGTGACGAAACAACCGGGTTGCTCGGAGCAGAGTGGAATACTTCATCGTCCATGACCGCGGCAACAACGTACTCATATGGTACACCATCCTGTGCATTCTCGTCCTCGAAAGTACCGACGCCGCGCACCGTTGAACCAATTTTCTCATATTCTGTTTCTATGGCAGATCGTTCTCTTTTTAATATGATGTAGCCATCGATCAGAGAATCGTCAACCGAAAGAGCCCAGCTAAGAGAAATCGTGGAACCCGCGTCGTTGGGTCTGTCATGGGCTATGACATCATTTGGGGGAGATAGGCTGAGTAGAATCAGCATAAATGTCACAGCGTATTATACACGAAAAAGCAGTTATGTCAACCTGGCGCGCCAGCGGATCATACGCGGTCAGTGTATCCTGAGCAGCGGGAGCAGGTTGATTCCCAAAAAAGCCAGGATCGTAAACCCTGCGAGTATCACGAGTGCGATAAGCTTTCCGTAATCCTGTGCCTTGAGTGATCCGAGCAGGATCGGTTCGCGCGACAGATATGCGCTTGCGGCGTACAGTTCTTCGCCCATCAGCGTGTAATCGCATGCGGTCACAAAGAATGGTAGCTGCAGCACCGAATCGGTGCCGGCAATCTGAAAGGCGCCTGTTTGCGCGCCGGTTTCTGCCATGATCAATGATTCAGCCCAGAATTTACCCACGAAGAAGTTGGTTGCGGGTTTTTCACGAGTCATTATGCCGTTGACC
This window encodes:
- a CDS encoding ABC transporter substrate-binding protein → MNSIKAKERILTIFIFIAFVGLLIVVGYPIYKESLPSEVRFGVDKSFNTVPFYVALMDTTRNYFALEKVKAEFVEVKGDPLEGIKNGEYDVAVVPWYWLIISPSLNGDTVKAFGSLEIKSGRSMDAFIVPAKSKITRLRDIGGKRLGFLARDEYFVNLIMTEMSEDLDLKKVEYVPLSAEEISRAFEDKKADVLYVLDPYRAYMIYSGNSVIAEGLASTYIVPNIPYGALVMRKNFVTTEKRLAAIRVKNAVEAALAYLSRSPDVAKRYVLRLNGMPEEGELATNMRTPEFERLAEIGVKSVENLQTELVKRGIGTCGIKPSEFLFEKIDFAR
- the dnaX gene encoding DNA polymerase III subunit gamma/tau gives rise to the protein MNHRVISLRYRPQDFDELTGQRHVVLSLKGAIGSGRIGHAFLFSGPRGIGKTTAARIFAKSLNCVEGPTVHPCQKCQSCREIAQSRSIDVVEVDGASTRGIDEIRNLRESVQYSPLYGKHKIYIIDEVHMLTPEAFNALLKTLEEPPSSVKFIFATTNPGKVPQTILSRCERFAFKRLSVKEICSRLKSITEKENISITDKALHYIALRADGSIRDGESLLEQLISFVEGTITEDDVFKLVGFMSSEFYFDLLQKIIQGNHADVLTALNTGIEDGADPLEIYRGVVDYLRAALFVYSDMPQEFLDLSDDEIKKIRSLDIDREKIMHMLEVLLKSEEMVRRSINTRIVIELLFCQLIQGDGPAQVTKDRADKGDFKQQLLAVLQAQSPKLSALIQKSSVEVKENNVRVTVDQEFSRKILTGSKDLLETIMKKILTRDVTLLVEVGENIKKENNLEDAIRALFDGEEVR
- a CDS encoding YbaB/EbfC family nucleoid-associated protein; amino-acid sequence: MKNFMKEAQKLQSKLLEQLRAIKVEGSAGGGMVTIQMDGEQNVIAVKIEPQIFEEKDVVMLEDLIVAAYSDAKRKILEKTQESLKSLTGFPLPPF
- a CDS encoding phosphomannomutase/phosphoglucomutase, which codes for MINPSIFREYDIRGLAETDLSDENITVFARGVGTYYRNLGQKKIIIGRDMRISSPRIAAALIKGLNDTGCDIIDIGMVPTPLLYFSLFHYDTGNGIMITASHNPKEFNGFKVAYDRRTIYGAEIQSLRKLIENGDFASGKGTTEEREITDDYIEYVTRSVKVKKGMRIAVDTGNGTCGPVFEKILNKLGVEHLMLFKTPDGNFPNHIPDPVVPEHIKALIDTVKNDGYACGIGFDGDGDRIGTLDENGQVIWGDVLLAVYAEDLLSRMPGAKIIFEVKCSKGLIERIRELGGKPIMYKTGHSLIKAKMKEEDAPLAGEMSGHVFFADRYYGYDDAMYAALRLCEILSRGESLSKLASRVPKYYSTPEIRIDTTDAAKFEIVETLKADFKKSYRVIDIDGVRVDFDDGWGLIRPSNTQPVLVLRFEAKTEARLEEIRELFFAKLAEHKKSMRA
- a CDS encoding tetratricopeptide repeat protein — translated: MKKLIFLGIVILFIACPPTAKNSARIYIQRGDYEAAKAQILSGLEKTPNDYEYYGLLAKVEIGMANWLAATDAFMRGVAIDSAMTVNWMMTDKQNIPVYWQAFYNAAISLMGEKKYDEALQTLGYCEIFDPTNVSQYILEGGIYSELGEIDKANAAYAKALNIDPENPEAYFLVGKAIFEKGVFDSSVVSFKEAEKYFLIRYERTLKVLFQNLPAVDKDIAKEIVSLWAKKDEDGLDQLVKVQLGFDGGLNAQRRTLEQFYRTSDGMSRTYYYMGMAYYNLRNEEMALQNLLKSLDIKDDDVDALYYTGELYVKQKKFDESIALFDKITKVNADDAYAWFYLGVNYTQKKEYQKAVDIYENKVLALEPENIDAMTNLAYVYREMGNNKKALEWLTKAEKLQKE
- a CDS encoding agmatine deiminase family protein; this translates as MNMLLLAAVLTASGEPLLPQWMTKEESLMVDEIGRGHRVTAPPDGWVETPAEFEQLRGIFVTWIYGSSSTNPIFRQIVEEAGEICRVYIIVGSTSEQNSIISYLQSYNISLDSLYFYVWPRNSIWIRDYGPWFMREHDNAEGIVDFMYNRPRPLDDTIPWRIGQSWGIPVYGSPLEHAGGNFMVDGLGTGFASTLIQQENPWLTTTQIESLMLSYSGLDQFVILPRINIEYTGHIDLWTKILNDTLVMVGEYAPGHPNYTMLNDNADSISRCTNREGFPYRIVRIPMPWSTSDAPPSYLNSLFVNNKVLVPLYNLAEDDTALFVYQQALPDHEIIGIDCAAMSGSGGAIHCITITAPEAEYIHVRHYPLPNTIDTLNDYRIRAEITTSSALISDSTLIYYCINDGVYTTVPLGPVVDTPGVYSAYIPAQHADDTIHYYLAVQNEEGTLCTSPKHVPPQSYSFVIEGNPGVYEHYATDIFNGIVASPNPTRDNISFNFDLHESAHVRIAAYNVLGQLIRIITDATFDAGHTEIFWDLSDEQGNRLPRGAYFYRMYSNLEERTGKILLIE